GGACATATGTCGAAAATTCTTGTTGATACGGCAGAATATGTAAAAGCAGGAGAAGTTATTGGTCTGGGCGGAAGTTCCGGCAGAAGCACCGGTGCTCACCTCCATTTTGAGACGCGTTATTGCGGACAATCTTTCGATCCTCAAAGAATAATTGATTTCGAATCCGGAACACTTAAATCGGATTCTATCGAATTAAAGAAACATTATTTCAGCATATATTCAAACCACAAACAAACCGATGCACAATCGCTTGCCGCATCTAAACGTATTACTCATACTATTAAATCTGGCGACACACTCAGCGGATTAGCTTCGAAATACGGAACTACAATCGACAAAATATGTAAGCTGAATAATATTTCCAAAACAACAACACTTAGAATCGGAAATAAATTGGTGGTAAGATAAGATAGAAATCTGAAAATCCGGAGTTATTGATGATATAATATTATTCTCTATTTTTAATTATCTAAAAGAGCAGCACAAATATATATGCCAAATAACTAACCATCAGCAATCCTCCTCCTACTCTACCTAATCGTCCTTTTTGCAGGAAATCTTTTTTATTGTATTTCAGCATCAGCAATAAGAGCAATAATGCCGTTCCGCACATCCATAATAAATCAATATCAAAACTTCCTTTAATAAATTTTATAGGTTGAATTGTTGCCGACAAACCTATTATACAGAAAACATTAAAGATGTTTGAACCTACGATATTTCCGATTGCAATATCAGATTGTTTTCGAACAGCAGCAATTATCGATGTTACTAATTCCGGTAAACTTGTCCCGAATGCGACAATTGTAATTCCGATAATTCGCTCACTTACACCCAGATCCGATGCAATTACCGTAGCTCCATCAATTAATAAATCGGCACCGGTAGCCAATCCCGCACAAGAAATTATAATAAACATAACAGAAAGCCAGATGGGATATTCTTTCGTACTTTCAACCTCTTGGTTTTCTCCATTCTTTGCTGTTAATACCTGAATACAAATAAAAACAATTAATAAAATAAATCCTATTATTCCTTCAAATCTGCTTATTAATCCGTCTAT
Above is a window of Bacteroidales bacterium DNA encoding:
- a CDS encoding calcium/sodium antiporter, translated to MEYLKLIGGLILLLAGGEFLVKGGASIASRLRISSLVIGMTVVAFGTSAPEFIVSLKAALIGSSEIAMGNVIGSNIANVAFILGLTAIIFPLTVTRNTLRIDWPIMMLASLLLLLAAIDGLISRFEGIIGFILLIVFICIQVLTAKNGENQEVESTKEYPIWLSVMFIIISCAGLATGADLLIDGATVIASDLGVSERIIGITIVAFGTSLPELVTSIIAAVRKQSDIAIGNIVGSNIFNVFCIIGLSATIQPIKFIKGSFDIDLLWMCGTALLLLLLMLKYNKKDFLQKGRLGRVGGGLLMVSYLAYIFVLLF